One part of the Sorangiineae bacterium MSr11954 genome encodes these proteins:
- a CDS encoding M48 family metallopeptidase — MAQLPELDFQAYVDKKRTERAGGGPETTGHEYAYISDRQTRAAFERMKAVELAVQSTVRVFKQVGKGQLLGNAVKVSEKQFPRIRKLVDRCAETLHIPAPEVYIVNSPVLNAATYGTNEDAFIMVHSALIDHYSDEELLTVIGHECGHIHNQHVVYLTALHYLTHAAGTLLRVVGWALEPALIALRAWSRRAEITSDRAGMLCGKSDVVAARALTKLALGSKKLYEEFNLDAFLEQYEEGKNDVGRYMEVFATHPWLPKRVLAMRTFAESELYRKAASLGEGGISMKEVDDRVLALLKGDA, encoded by the coding sequence ATGGCCCAATTACCCGAGCTCGATTTCCAGGCCTACGTCGACAAAAAGAGAACGGAGCGCGCGGGCGGGGGGCCGGAGACGACCGGACATGAATACGCCTACATCTCCGATCGTCAAACGCGCGCCGCCTTCGAGCGGATGAAGGCGGTGGAGCTCGCGGTGCAGAGCACCGTGCGCGTGTTCAAGCAGGTCGGCAAGGGGCAGCTCCTGGGCAACGCCGTCAAGGTGTCGGAGAAGCAGTTCCCGCGCATCCGCAAGCTGGTCGACCGATGCGCGGAGACGCTGCACATCCCGGCGCCCGAGGTCTACATCGTGAACAGCCCCGTCCTCAACGCGGCCACCTACGGCACGAACGAGGACGCGTTCATCATGGTGCACTCGGCGCTCATCGATCACTACTCGGACGAAGAGCTGCTCACGGTCATCGGCCACGAGTGCGGGCACATTCACAACCAGCACGTCGTCTACCTCACGGCCCTTCACTACCTGACCCATGCGGCCGGCACCTTGCTGCGGGTGGTGGGGTGGGCGCTGGAGCCGGCCCTCATCGCGCTCCGCGCCTGGTCCCGCCGCGCCGAGATCACGAGCGATCGCGCGGGGATGCTCTGCGGCAAGAGCGACGTGGTGGCCGCGCGGGCGCTCACCAAGCTCGCCCTGGGCTCCAAGAAGCTCTACGAGGAGTTCAACCTGGACGCCTTCCTCGAGCAATACGAGGAAGGAAAGAACGACGTGGGGCGCTACATGGAAGTGTTTGCCACACACCCCTGGCTCCCCAAGCGCGTGCTTGCCATGCGAACATTCGCGGAGAGCGAGCTTTACCGAAAGGCAGCGAGTCTCGGTGAGGGCGGCATCTCGATGAAGGAAGTCGACGACCGCGTCCTTGCCCTACTCAAAGGAGACGCTTGA
- a CDS encoding FecR domain-containing protein, whose protein sequence is MNPRPLYARLAAEVLAEEGRDEDVSPSPPADAERVRAIATVTSALAARRARRRRARTALVVLSLAASALLVFGAVRALSRPAAVTASSGGIRIDPIATPLVGDVRVQTGATVRSISEGTHLSVGDHVIADSTARASVTLVTGTRLALEGTSDLAMTQADPALTIFTLMHGAVRADVAKLHPGARFLVRTTDLEVEVRGTSFRVAVVPPGAACSGGSTMPITRVEVTEGLVTVRNGKEEVALHPGQSWPAACPPGVPASAAVPANGVAPANGAAPANGAAPASGAASASGAASANGAASANGVAPANGAAPANGAASASIAASASVAAPANGAVREREKVRSPSPRAAAPASSVASPTSTAPRAPATPEPQRATSDLAAQNDLFAKAMREKQGGSANVAVATLERFMATYPASPLAENALAERMKILATSDPARARTAARDYLARYPRGFARGDAEKILAAVP, encoded by the coding sequence ATGAATCCGCGTCCACTCTATGCACGCCTGGCCGCCGAGGTCCTCGCGGAAGAAGGTCGCGATGAGGACGTGAGCCCCTCGCCGCCCGCGGACGCGGAGCGCGTCCGGGCGATCGCCACCGTGACCTCGGCCCTCGCGGCCCGCAGAGCGCGGCGCCGGCGTGCGCGCACGGCCCTGGTGGTCCTGTCGCTGGCGGCATCGGCGCTCCTCGTGTTCGGCGCGGTGCGCGCTCTCTCTCGGCCGGCCGCGGTGACCGCTTCGTCGGGCGGGATCCGGATCGATCCGATCGCGACGCCGCTGGTGGGCGATGTGCGCGTGCAAACTGGTGCGACCGTGCGATCCATCTCCGAGGGGACGCACCTCTCCGTGGGCGATCATGTGATCGCCGACAGCACCGCGCGTGCGAGCGTGACCTTGGTGACCGGAACGCGCCTGGCGCTGGAGGGCACCTCGGACCTTGCGATGACGCAGGCCGATCCGGCGCTGACGATCTTTACGCTGATGCACGGCGCCGTGCGCGCCGACGTCGCCAAGCTGCATCCGGGGGCGCGCTTTCTCGTTCGTACCACCGATCTCGAGGTGGAGGTGCGCGGCACCTCGTTCCGGGTCGCCGTCGTCCCGCCGGGCGCTGCGTGTAGCGGTGGCAGTACCATGCCGATCACGCGGGTGGAGGTGACCGAAGGGCTGGTGACCGTCCGCAATGGCAAGGAGGAAGTCGCGCTGCACCCGGGGCAATCGTGGCCCGCGGCCTGTCCGCCCGGCGTACCGGCAAGTGCCGCCGTACCGGCGAATGGCGTAGCTCCCGCAAATGGCGCTGCGCCGGCGAATGGCGCAGCGCCGGCAAGTGGCGCAGCGTCGGCAAGTGGCGCAGCGTCGGCAAATGGCGCAGCGTCGGCGAATGGCGTAGCTCCGGCAAACGGCGCCGCCCCGGCGAATGGCGCAGCGTCGGCGAGTATCGCAGCGTCGGCAAGTGTCGCAGCGCCGGCAAATGGCGCAGTGCGCGAGCGCGAAAAGGTCCGAAGTCCTTCGCCGCGCGCGGCCGCACCGGCGAGCTCGGTCGCATCGCCCACGTCGACCGCGCCGCGTGCGCCGGCCACCCCGGAGCCGCAGCGGGCCACCTCCGATTTGGCCGCGCAAAACGACCTTTTCGCCAAGGCGATGCGCGAGAAGCAAGGCGGCAGCGCCAATGTGGCGGTGGCGACGTTGGAGCGGTTCATGGCGACGTATCCGGCCAGCCCCTTGGCGGAGAACGCGCTCGCCGAACGGATGAAAATCCTGGCGACATCGGATCCGGCGCGCGCCCGAACCGCGGCGCGGGATTACCTGGCGCGCTATCCTCGCGGCTTTGCCCGGGGCGATGCGGAGAAGATCCTTGCGGCGGTCCCGTAG
- a CDS encoding gliding motility protein, with product MQLNFAAREVSIKLVYYGPALSGKTTNLRALHGLTSVESRGRLMTLETRDDRTLFFDMLPLVFHTSAGLRLRVKVFTVPGQVIHGSTRRLVLQGADGVAFIADSQLTETENNAASFLDLRANMKDLGVRLRETPLVIQFNKRDLGSIRSDDELEELARRGREPVFKASAVQGDGVLESFFGLLSLTWSKLDSEHQLARTLGIDASEFLPRAAKQLGYAGNVQSLLSTCVGGSLDFPRSEPRP from the coding sequence GTGCAGCTCAATTTCGCCGCCCGCGAGGTCTCCATCAAACTCGTCTACTACGGTCCCGCTCTCAGTGGGAAGACGACGAACCTCCGTGCGCTGCACGGGCTGACCAGCGTCGAGAGCCGCGGGCGGCTCATGACCTTGGAAACGCGCGACGACCGGACCCTCTTCTTCGACATGCTCCCGCTCGTCTTTCATACGTCGGCCGGGCTCCGTCTGCGGGTCAAGGTGTTTACGGTGCCGGGGCAGGTGATTCACGGCTCCACGCGGCGGTTGGTGCTCCAGGGGGCCGATGGCGTGGCGTTCATTGCGGATTCTCAGCTCACCGAAACGGAGAACAACGCGGCTTCATTCCTCGATCTGCGCGCCAACATGAAGGACCTCGGGGTGCGCCTTCGGGAGACACCGCTGGTCATCCAGTTCAACAAGCGCGATCTGGGGAGCATCCGCTCGGACGACGAGCTCGAGGAGCTGGCGCGTCGAGGGCGTGAACCGGTCTTCAAGGCGTCCGCCGTCCAGGGCGATGGGGTGCTCGAGTCGTTCTTTGGGCTCCTCAGTCTGACCTGGTCCAAGCTCGACTCGGAGCATCAGCTGGCGCGCACCCTGGGCATCGACGCGAGCGAGTTTCTCCCGCGCGCGGCCAAGCAGCTTGGATACGCGGGAAATGTGCAGTCGCTCCTGTCGACCTGCGTGGGCGGCTCGCTCGATTTTCCACGCTCGGAGCCGCGCCCATGA
- a CDS encoding ATP-binding protein: MSLPGDRSSPRPTFNAEDTLGSEMEDAPPTSRDPLLPLGSTPDVSSAAAEPVHVIGLDTTPEPGSITLAGQAGKASPVGQVSPVSQVTRGSDSGVHLEELVARESLSELCASFFALFGIPVRVYSSEGALLADASREHEICAYMGSLPRAGALCTATVSAAKSHDPELEGAADVTHACFTGNVYRILGIDYDGRRIGRLILGPYLPAAVTEVPPSLLHADPDIVPLRARSLLNKVPRAKDEAVTRMANHLKCALDLILWSGHKAMLTSQMHLSSVRESYRELEEKTRRLQEAYDRLRELDRLKSSFLATVSHELRTPLTSIIGYSEMLTEGIAGELAGEQKEFVLTIHDKGEQLLALITSLLDLSKLESGSLNIQLVPSSVRGLFDAVVSTLSPSARRKSIELSIDVDPEVRELKADAERLRQVFVNLVDNAIKFTPSGGKVRLFARNLGVDSRDPDVTGFALLAPAQMRVELRVTDTGIGIPATERARVFDAFYQVDSSSTREYGGTGLGLSIVKRLVDAHGGTIHIEDNVPQGTVFVVRLPSANG, encoded by the coding sequence ATGAGCCTGCCGGGGGACCGTAGCTCGCCGCGCCCGACCTTCAACGCCGAGGACACGCTCGGGTCGGAGATGGAGGACGCCCCGCCCACCTCGCGCGATCCGCTGCTGCCGCTCGGGTCGACCCCCGATGTGAGCTCGGCGGCCGCGGAGCCCGTTCACGTGATCGGGCTCGATACGACCCCGGAGCCGGGTTCCATCACCTTGGCGGGGCAAGCCGGCAAGGCGAGCCCCGTCGGGCAAGTCAGCCCGGTCAGCCAGGTGACGCGCGGCAGCGACAGCGGGGTGCACCTGGAGGAGCTGGTGGCACGCGAGAGCCTCTCGGAGCTTTGCGCCAGCTTTTTTGCGCTGTTCGGCATCCCCGTGCGCGTTTATTCGAGCGAAGGAGCGCTCTTGGCCGACGCTTCACGCGAGCACGAAATTTGTGCCTACATGGGATCGCTGCCGCGCGCTGGCGCGCTCTGTACGGCCACGGTGAGCGCGGCCAAGTCGCACGACCCCGAGCTCGAAGGCGCGGCCGACGTGACGCACGCCTGCTTCACCGGCAATGTCTACCGAATCCTGGGCATCGACTACGACGGCCGGCGCATCGGCCGCCTGATCCTGGGCCCGTACCTGCCCGCGGCCGTGACCGAGGTTCCGCCCTCGCTCCTCCACGCCGATCCGGACATCGTGCCGCTGCGCGCGCGCTCGCTCTTGAACAAGGTGCCGCGCGCGAAGGACGAGGCGGTCACGCGCATGGCGAACCATCTCAAGTGCGCGCTCGATCTGATCCTCTGGAGCGGGCACAAGGCGATGCTCACGAGCCAGATGCACCTCTCGAGCGTGCGTGAGAGCTACCGGGAGCTGGAGGAAAAGACGCGCCGGCTGCAGGAGGCGTACGACCGGTTGCGCGAGCTCGATCGGCTGAAATCGAGCTTCCTCGCCACGGTGAGCCACGAGCTGCGCACGCCGCTCACGAGCATCATCGGCTACAGCGAGATGCTGACCGAGGGCATCGCGGGGGAGCTCGCGGGCGAGCAAAAGGAGTTCGTTCTCACCATTCACGACAAGGGTGAGCAGCTCTTGGCGCTCATTACGAGCTTGCTCGATCTGTCGAAGCTGGAGAGCGGATCGCTCAACATTCAGCTGGTGCCCTCGTCGGTGCGCGGCCTGTTCGATGCGGTGGTCTCCACCTTGTCGCCGTCGGCGCGGCGCAAGTCGATCGAGCTGTCGATCGACGTCGATCCCGAGGTGCGCGAGCTGAAGGCCGACGCGGAGCGCCTTCGCCAAGTGTTCGTGAACCTGGTGGACAATGCGATCAAGTTCACACCGTCGGGCGGGAAGGTGCGGCTGTTTGCGCGCAACCTCGGCGTCGACTCCAGGGATCCCGACGTGACCGGTTTTGCCCTGCTTGCACCGGCCCAAATGCGGGTGGAGCTGCGGGTCACCGACACGGGCATCGGCATCCCGGCCACCGAGCGAGCGCGCGTGTTCGATGCTTTTTACCAGGTCGATTCCTCGTCGACGCGGGAGTACGGGGGCACCGGTTTGGGGCTCTCGATCGTCAAGCGCCTGGTGGATGCGCACGGGGGGACCATCCACATCGAGGACAACGTCCCACAAGGGACGGTGTTCGTAGTTCGGCTTCCGTCGGCCAATGGGTGA
- a CDS encoding RNA polymerase sigma factor produces MAPPRLRLVREQEPASSAEDAGRKGVARPVMPLDDSELIAAVREGDPGAAAAFHDRVRGRIDATLYRLLGGRDVDHDDLAQLSLIELVQTMDRFRGDCSLNSWVSTVTAHIVYKHIRRRKTERRIFAASEESENEAFRGPSSRRVVMARDLVARVRQHLSTIDPDKAWTFLLHDACGYDLREIAKITGVSVAAAQSRLVRARRDLHAQIAADPELADQLQQNASSRHHSNSQHSPPSQQSEQAADLRLRAGAAETSGTKENP; encoded by the coding sequence ATGGCGCCCCCTCGATTGCGGCTGGTCCGCGAACAAGAGCCGGCGAGCTCCGCGGAGGATGCGGGGCGAAAGGGCGTGGCGCGGCCGGTGATGCCGCTCGATGACAGCGAGCTCATTGCCGCGGTGCGCGAAGGGGATCCGGGGGCGGCGGCGGCGTTTCATGATCGGGTGCGCGGCCGGATTGACGCGACATTGTACCGGTTGCTCGGCGGGCGCGACGTCGACCACGACGATCTTGCGCAGCTCAGTTTGATCGAGCTCGTTCAAACCATGGACCGATTCCGCGGTGATTGTTCGTTGAACTCGTGGGTCTCCACGGTGACCGCGCACATCGTTTACAAGCACATTCGCCGGCGCAAGACCGAGCGCCGCATCTTCGCGGCGTCGGAAGAATCCGAGAACGAAGCTTTCCGCGGCCCGAGCTCCCGTCGCGTGGTGATGGCGCGCGATCTGGTGGCGCGCGTTCGTCAGCATTTGAGCACCATCGATCCGGACAAAGCATGGACCTTTCTTCTTCACGACGCGTGCGGCTACGACCTGCGCGAAATCGCCAAAATCACCGGGGTCAGCGTGGCTGCCGCACAATCGCGCTTGGTCCGGGCGCGGCGCGATCTGCACGCGCAGATCGCGGCCGATCCCGAGCTGGCCGATCAACTGCAACAAAATGCTTCGAGCCGGCATCATTCGAATTCGCAGCACTCGCCCCCTTCGCAGCAATCGGAGCAAGCGGCGGACCTCCGGCTGCGCGCGGGCGCGGCTGAAACCTCGGGGACAAAGGAGAACCCATGA
- a CDS encoding ATP-dependent Clp protease proteolytic subunit, with amino-acid sequence MSRDLLEELSERAAPVSKASNADILVYAGKLSREHDDEVIDLVLQRRRRENVVFFVTTYGGDPDAAYRIARTLRRAYKRVIAVVAGFCKSAGTLLVLGADELVMFDHAELGPLDVQLWKEDSLGERSSGLTPTQAFLSLDAQVHQALQSTFLMLRLDLRLSTKTAGELATRTVAGLYGGIYAQFDPLRLGEIQRAQAVALHYGRRLVEQRHRDPRSDSATRVGLSLA; translated from the coding sequence GTGAGCCGTGACCTACTCGAGGAGCTGTCCGAGCGGGCTGCACCCGTTTCGAAGGCAAGCAACGCAGACATCCTCGTCTATGCAGGAAAACTCTCTCGTGAACACGACGATGAGGTCATCGATCTCGTGCTGCAGCGCCGTCGGCGTGAGAACGTCGTTTTCTTCGTGACCACGTATGGCGGCGATCCAGACGCTGCGTATCGCATCGCTCGTACCCTGCGTCGTGCATACAAGCGCGTTATTGCCGTGGTGGCGGGCTTCTGTAAGAGTGCGGGGACGCTTCTCGTGCTAGGTGCAGACGAGTTGGTCATGTTCGATCACGCCGAGCTTGGCCCCCTCGATGTCCAGCTGTGGAAGGAAGATTCTCTTGGCGAGCGGAGCTCCGGATTGACTCCAACGCAGGCATTCCTCTCGCTCGATGCCCAGGTGCACCAAGCTCTCCAGTCCACCTTCTTGATGCTGAGGCTCGATTTGAGACTCTCGACCAAGACGGCGGGCGAACTCGCCACGCGCACGGTTGCGGGATTGTATGGTGGAATTTACGCGCAGTTTGACCCGCTCCGGCTTGGGGAAATTCAACGGGCGCAAGCCGTAGCCCTGCATTACGGGCGACGGCTGGTGGAGCAGCGACATCGCGACCCACGGAGCGATTCAGCGACTCGTGTCGGGCTATCCCTCGCATGA
- a CDS encoding MBL fold metallo-hydrolase: MYARSCALAAAAVLAVFVTGCSKDRASPAPAVSSSPPVASSGQASGRRTDTFATSKGELGVTPIRHGSLLFEYGGKTIYVDPSIDEDAVVDARLRTLPKADYLFMTDIHPDHLDPHAISLVKKDGTVLVGPPAVGEKTSLSVTLKNGESKDFGAFSAAAVPMYNRTRGPGPGQLFHDKGRGNGYIFTFGDKRVYVSGDTECTPEMRALANIDVAFVCMNLPYTMPPAEAAECVKAFKPKVVFPYHYRDSNLSEFEEPVRAAGASEVRIRSWY; this comes from the coding sequence ATGTACGCTCGCTCCTGTGCTTTGGCTGCTGCCGCGGTCCTCGCGGTTTTCGTGACGGGGTGTTCGAAGGATCGGGCGTCTCCGGCTCCGGCGGTGTCGTCGTCGCCGCCGGTGGCGTCATCGGGGCAGGCGTCGGGGCGAAGAACGGATACGTTTGCGACGTCCAAGGGCGAGTTGGGGGTGACGCCGATCCGCCATGGGTCTCTGCTGTTCGAGTATGGGGGAAAGACGATTTACGTCGATCCGTCGATTGATGAAGATGCGGTGGTCGACGCGCGTTTGCGAACGCTGCCGAAGGCGGATTATCTTTTCATGACGGATATTCACCCGGACCATCTCGATCCGCACGCGATATCGTTGGTGAAGAAGGATGGCACGGTGCTGGTCGGTCCGCCGGCCGTGGGGGAGAAGACGTCGCTCTCGGTGACGTTGAAGAACGGTGAGAGCAAGGACTTCGGCGCGTTTTCGGCGGCGGCGGTGCCCATGTACAATCGGACGCGCGGCCCCGGGCCCGGGCAGCTCTTTCACGACAAGGGCCGCGGCAATGGGTACATTTTTACGTTTGGCGATAAGCGCGTGTACGTCTCGGGCGATACGGAGTGCACGCCGGAGATGCGGGCGCTCGCCAACATCGACGTGGCGTTCGTGTGCATGAACCTACCGTATACGATGCCTCCGGCGGAGGCCGCGGAGTGCGTCAAGGCGTTCAAGCCGAAAGTGGTATTTCCGTACCATTACCGCGATTCGAATTTGTCTGAATTCGAGGAGCCGGTTCGCGCGGCCGGGGCGAGCGAAGTTCGTATTCGGTCGTGGTATTGA
- a CDS encoding type II toxin-antitoxin system RelE/ParE family toxin: MPWSLEYTTRAAKYLQSLPDETGRRLLTSIETLCDNPRPKGSRRRRNTANVFYVHAHVDAATYFIGYEIRERRVVIIVLDVFETSE, translated from the coding sequence ATGCCGTGGTCGCTCGAGTACACGACGCGCGCGGCAAAGTACCTGCAATCCTTACCGGACGAGACGGGCCGTCGCCTTCTGACGTCGATCGAAACGTTATGTGACAACCCGAGGCCCAAAGGGTCGCGACGGCGACGTAACACCGCGAATGTCTTCTACGTGCACGCGCACGTGGATGCCGCCACGTATTTCATCGGCTACGAGATCCGCGAACGACGCGTGGTCATCATCGTTTTGGACGTGTTCGAGACCTCTGAATAA
- the thiL gene encoding thiamine-phosphate kinase, protein MGVLLGIGDDAAVLDPSSMRGNLVWTIDEQVERTHFRRDLAGWIDIGWRSFMSAASDLAAMGAEPWCALSALSLPADFEDEDLDALARGQHAAALRLGTAIVGGNLTRGEVVTVTTTLLGTAERPVLRDAARPGDDIWIAGRLGLAAAGLFALDRGLHDERLDGVKEAWLRPWARIGEGRHAAKFAHALVDVSDGLAQDVGHVGEASGVRALFDENLLRDHAHRTGLESIAELLVLDPLELMLTGGEDYALIAASDVPLEGFWRAGTFVEGQGVALKRATGRERELFELGYDHFRARLEP, encoded by the coding sequence GTGGGGGTTCTCCTCGGCATCGGCGACGACGCCGCGGTGCTCGATCCGTCCTCCATGCGCGGGAACCTGGTGTGGACCATCGACGAACAGGTGGAACGCACGCACTTTCGCCGCGATCTGGCGGGCTGGATCGACATCGGCTGGCGCTCCTTCATGTCCGCCGCCAGCGATCTGGCCGCCATGGGCGCCGAGCCCTGGTGCGCCCTGAGCGCGCTCTCGCTGCCTGCCGACTTCGAGGACGAAGACTTGGACGCGCTCGCGCGAGGCCAGCACGCCGCGGCGCTTCGTTTGGGGACCGCGATCGTGGGGGGCAACTTGACCCGCGGCGAGGTGGTCACCGTCACGACGACGCTCTTGGGAACCGCCGAGCGCCCGGTGCTTCGCGACGCCGCGCGTCCTGGCGACGATATTTGGATCGCCGGGCGGCTCGGGCTGGCGGCGGCGGGGCTATTTGCGCTCGATCGCGGGCTCCACGATGAGCGGCTCGACGGCGTGAAGGAGGCGTGGCTTCGTCCTTGGGCGCGCATCGGTGAGGGGCGCCATGCGGCCAAGTTTGCGCACGCGCTGGTGGATGTGTCCGATGGGCTCGCGCAGGACGTGGGGCATGTGGGCGAGGCCAGCGGCGTCCGGGCGCTCTTCGACGAGAATCTGCTGCGCGATCATGCGCATCGCACGGGGCTCGAGTCCATCGCGGAGCTCTTGGTGCTGGACCCGCTGGAGCTGATGTTGACGGGCGGCGAAGATTACGCGCTGATCGCAGCCAGTGATGTCCCGCTCGAGGGGTTTTGGCGCGCGGGTACCTTCGTGGAAGGGCAGGGGGTTGCGTTGAAGCGAGCGACCGGACGAGAGCGGGAGCTCTTCGAGCTTGGGTACGATCACTTCCGCGCTCGTCTCGAGCCGTAG
- a CDS encoding dynamin family protein translates to MTTPVDADATVHGLASNQTSPEASLVQFQERQNAVTRALEELSHVAQNLGAKSLKERIGRDLVRKLTEDRFHLVVVGEFNHGKSTFVNALLNHSALPVGVTPTTAAIHHLRYAETPEATVVFADGRRESIPFEQVRRFSVGGDARPDEVDFLEVGYPAPLLKERILLVDTPGVNDLSLQRADITYSYIPRADAVLFLLDAGQILKESERVFLEDKLLKASRDKIVFVITKWDLLNHEERAEALEYAKQQLAKLIKEPVVFPVSAEESLARSEQGTSAAGEDPSGMPELITHLTRFLAEERGRILLDNALGEGLNVVRLLQKGIDARARALAMKSEDLARRIETLTKDLAGQAGTIEQRRVQIKEDVAGIKASARKDLERFVDDLIRQLPNIVDNAKGEDLKQYLPSFLSDTFQRWAEAETKEIATALEALAEKTVALVKEDAHESAKRIAETLGTGEVKKLDVQVDTFRYDMGIAALFTVGIGVMFANVLLGGLLALAAPILALALRGKFEGEYRKKALEQAPEVLRLAAAKVGPKIDEMVDDFAQKLDTWVVTAGEELHREVLEVLKSTEEARKSGLKDEAASKKDVEEQNKQLDSAESRILGLRAELWKPSAPSPAAPAGNGDRVRVADPSLDGTG, encoded by the coding sequence ATGACGACCCCGGTGGACGCGGATGCCACGGTTCATGGTTTGGCCTCGAATCAGACATCGCCCGAGGCGAGCCTCGTTCAATTCCAAGAGCGTCAAAATGCGGTCACCCGCGCCCTCGAAGAGCTGAGTCATGTGGCGCAGAACCTGGGAGCCAAGAGCCTCAAAGAGCGCATCGGGCGCGATCTGGTGCGCAAGCTGACGGAGGATCGGTTTCACCTGGTGGTGGTGGGCGAGTTCAATCACGGCAAGTCCACCTTCGTGAACGCGCTGCTGAACCACTCGGCCCTCCCCGTGGGCGTGACCCCCACCACCGCCGCCATCCACCACCTCCGCTACGCCGAAACGCCCGAGGCCACCGTGGTCTTCGCCGACGGCCGGCGCGAGTCCATTCCCTTCGAGCAAGTCCGTCGCTTCTCGGTCGGAGGCGATGCGCGCCCGGATGAAGTCGACTTTCTGGAGGTGGGCTATCCGGCCCCGCTGCTCAAGGAGCGCATCCTCTTGGTCGACACCCCAGGCGTGAACGATCTCTCGCTTCAGCGCGCGGACATCACGTACAGCTACATCCCGCGGGCCGACGCGGTGCTCTTCCTGCTGGACGCGGGACAGATCTTGAAAGAGAGCGAGCGCGTCTTCCTGGAGGACAAGCTGCTCAAGGCGTCGCGCGACAAGATCGTCTTCGTCATCACCAAGTGGGACCTCTTGAACCACGAGGAGCGGGCGGAGGCGCTGGAGTATGCGAAGCAGCAGCTGGCCAAGTTGATCAAGGAGCCGGTGGTCTTCCCGGTGAGCGCCGAAGAATCGCTGGCGCGCTCCGAACAGGGCACCTCCGCAGCGGGCGAAGACCCGAGCGGCATGCCCGAGCTCATCACGCACCTCACCCGCTTCCTGGCGGAGGAGCGCGGCCGCATCCTGCTCGACAACGCGCTCGGCGAAGGGCTGAACGTGGTGCGGCTGCTCCAAAAGGGCATCGATGCGCGGGCGCGGGCCCTCGCCATGAAGAGCGAAGACTTGGCGCGCCGCATCGAGACCTTGACCAAAGATCTCGCGGGGCAGGCGGGCACCATCGAGCAGCGGCGCGTGCAGATCAAAGAAGACGTGGCGGGCATCAAGGCCTCGGCGCGCAAAGATCTCGAGCGCTTCGTGGACGATCTGATCCGCCAGCTCCCCAACATCGTCGACAACGCCAAGGGCGAAGATCTGAAGCAGTACCTGCCCTCCTTCCTCTCGGACACCTTCCAAAGGTGGGCCGAGGCCGAGACCAAGGAAATCGCCACCGCGCTGGAGGCGTTGGCCGAAAAGACCGTCGCGCTGGTCAAGGAAGACGCCCACGAGAGCGCCAAGCGCATTGCCGAGACCTTGGGCACCGGAGAGGTGAAGAAGCTCGACGTCCAAGTCGACACCTTCCGCTACGACATGGGCATCGCCGCCCTCTTCACCGTGGGCATCGGCGTCATGTTCGCCAACGTGCTCCTCGGCGGCCTCTTGGCCCTCGCCGCACCGATTCTGGCATTGGCGCTGCGTGGCAAATTCGAAGGCGAATACCGCAAAAAGGCGCTCGAACAAGCCCCCGAAGTGCTGCGCCTGGCCGCCGCCAAAGTTGGCCCCAAAATCGACGAAATGGTCGACGACTTCGCCCAAAAGCTCGACACCTGGGTCGTCACCGCCGGCGAAGAGCTGCATCGCGAGGTGCTCGAGGTGCTCAAGTCGACCGAGGAAGCCCGCAAGAGCGGCCTCAAAGACGAAGCGGCGAGCAAAAAAGACGTGGAGGAGCAGAACAAGCAGCTCGACAGCGCGGAGAGCCGCATCTTGGGGCTGCGCGCGGAGTTGTGGAAGCCGTCGGCTCCCTCACCGGCGGCGCCGGCAGGAAATGGCGACCGTGTTCGCGTGGCGGATCCGTCGCTCGACGGCACGGGGTAA
- a CDS encoding peroxiredoxin produces MLEAGDKAPSFKLESDLGKSFELKDFKGQILVLYFYPKDNTPGCTREAQAFAAASKAFTKAGAAVVGVSKDSLKSHASFREKYGLSFPLLSDPDLVVQKAYGAYGEKNMYGKKVMGTIRSTFIIDGKGKIVRVFPNVKVDGHAEAVLDAIKELK; encoded by the coding sequence ATGCTCGAAGCAGGCGACAAAGCACCCAGTTTCAAGCTCGAGAGCGATCTCGGCAAGTCCTTCGAGCTGAAGGACTTCAAGGGACAGATCCTCGTTCTGTATTTCTACCCAAAGGATAACACCCCTGGCTGCACGCGCGAGGCACAAGCCTTCGCCGCCGCGTCCAAAGCGTTCACCAAGGCTGGCGCCGCGGTGGTCGGGGTTTCCAAGGACTCGTTGAAGAGCCACGCATCCTTCCGCGAAAAATACGGGCTGAGCTTTCCATTGCTGAGCGATCCGGATCTGGTCGTCCAGAAGGCTTATGGCGCGTACGGCGAAAAAAACATGTACGGCAAGAAGGTGATGGGGACCATTCGCAGCACCTTCATCATCGATGGCAAAGGAAAGATCGTTCGCGTCTTCCCCAACGTAAAGGTGGATGGTCACGCCGAAGCCGTGCTCGACGCCATCAAAGAACTGAAATAG